In Helianthus annuus cultivar XRQ/B chromosome 9, HanXRQr2.0-SUNRISE, whole genome shotgun sequence, the following are encoded in one genomic region:
- the LOC110875596 gene encoding uncharacterized protein LOC110875596: MSRRLFLRIVDDLAQSDPFFTLRYGARGQRGFTTLQKCTTAIRQLEYGTAPDSLNAYLMFERTARECLYKFCEWLVKLYSKKYLRKPNANDVQKLYQAHEERHGFLGMLGMIDCMHWPWQNWPTTWRGVPSSFSDLNVIYQSKNFNDVITGTRPNTSFTVLGVEYRGDYYLADGIYPMYSTIVKTVPALDK, from the exons ATGAGTCGTCGACTGTTCTTACGTATAGTAGACGACTTGGCGCAGTCTGATCCGTTTTTCACACTTCGATATGGCGCTAGGGGCCAAAGGGGATTCACCACTTTACAAAAATGCACAacggccattcgccaactggaATACGGGACAGCACCCGATTCGTTGAACGCGTATTTAATGTTCGAAAGAACTGCACGAGAATGTTTGTACAAGTTTTGCGAATGGCTGGTGAAGCTATATAGCAAGAAATATCTTCGGAAACCAAACGCCAACGACgtccaaaaattatatcaagcgCACGAAGAAAGGCATGGTTTTCTAGGAATGCTCGGAATgattgattgcatgcactggccGTGGCAGAACTGGCCTACTACGTGGCGAG GTGTTCCTAGTTCGTTTAGCGACCTTAACGTCATCTACCAATCAAAGAACTTTAACGATGTCATAACAGGAACTCGTCCAAACACCAGTTTTACGGTTTTAGGGGTGGAATACAGGGGCGATTACTATCTTGCGGATGGAATATACCCAATGTACTCTACAATCGTTAAAACTGTTCCGGCACTCGACAAATGA